The following proteins are encoded in a genomic region of Maniola jurtina chromosome 17, ilManJurt1.1, whole genome shotgun sequence:
- the LOC123874110 gene encoding ADP-ribosylation factor 2, which translates to MGLTISSVFTRLFGKKQMRILMVGLDAAGKTTILYKLKLGEIVTTIPTIGFNVETVEYKNISFTVWDVGGQDKIRPLWRHYYQNTQGLIFVVDSSDTKRIAEAENELANMLKEDELRDAVILVFANKQDMPNAMTAAELTNALNLNNMRNRRWYIQATCATQGQGLYEGLDWLSNELAKK; encoded by the exons ATGGGTTTAACAATTTCTAGTGTCTTCACAAGGCTATTTGGGAAAAAACAAATGCGTATCCTAATGG ttggACTCGATGCCGCTGGCAAAACCACAAtactttacaaactaaaactTGGTGAAATAGTGACCACTATTCCGACCATCGGTTTCAATGTGGAGACAGTGGAgtataaaaacattagtttcACGGTTTGGGATGTCGGCGGCCAGGACAAGATCAGGCCTCTGTGGCGTCACTACTACCAGAACACGCAAGGACTGATATTTGTTGTTGATTCAAGTGATACCAAGCGAATAGCAGAGGCAGAAAACGAACTTGCTAATATG CTCAAAGAGGATGAACTCCGAGATGCAGTTATTCTAGTGTTTGCCAACAAACAAGACATGCCTAACGCAATGACAGCAGCAGAACTTACAAATGCTTTAAATCTGAACAACATGAGGAACCGACGC TGGTACATCCAAGCAACCTGCGCCACGCAAGGTCAAGGGCTCTACGAAGGTCTAGACTGGCTCTCAAATGAACTGGCAAAAAAGTGA